CTAATGGGGAAGATGCAAAGAACCTTATATGGCATGCAAATACTAGAAAATCAGATGGATTGATGTGACATCCTGCAGATAGCCCGCAATGGAAGGCAATTGATCGTCTGTATCCTGAATTTGGGGCCGAGCCTAGAAATTTAAGGCTTGGTCTTGCAACGGACGGAATGAACCCATTTGGAACCTTAACTACTAACCATAGCTCGTGGCCCGTTTTGCTGTTCATTTATAATCTCCCTccgtggttgtgcatgaagcgaaagtaTGTTATGCTGAGTATGATGATAGCTAGTCCAAGACAACCAGGTAATGATATTGACGTATATCTAAGACCGTTAATTGACGATTTGCGGAAATTGTGGGATGAAGGGGTTGATGTATGGGACGCAAATTTGCAGCATGCTTTCAAGTTGCGTGCAATGGTTTTTTGTACCATCAATGACTTTCCAGCCTACGGAAATTTAAGTGGATATAGTGTCAAAGGACATCACGCATGTCCTATATGTGAGCAGAATACTAGTTTCCGCCAACTtaaacatggaaagaagactGTGTATACTAGGCATCGAAGATTTCTCAAACAGTATCATCTGTATCAACGCTTGAAGAAGGCATTCGATGGAAGTCAAGAACATGAAACCGCGCCAAATCCATTAACTGGTGATGAAGTATATCAGCGGGTCAAGGATGTCGTAAATATGTTCGGCAAGTCCCAAAAAAAACCATCATCCACTTCAAACATGTGGAAAAAGAAgtctattttctttgatcttccgtactggtccgATCATCATGTTAGGCATTGTATAGACGTCATGCATgtcgagaaaaatgtttgtgattctTTAATTGGGACCCTCCTAAACattaaaggcaagacaaaggatggtttcAAGTGTCGTCAAGACTTGGTTGACATGGGTATACGTCAAGTGTTGCATCCTATCTCAAAAGGTAACAAGACATATCTGCCCCCAGCCTGTTACACAATGTCAACAGCTGAAAACAGAAGTTTTTGTGAATGCTTGTGTAAtatcaaagtcccacaaggctACTCTTCAAACATCAAGAGTCTTGTGTCTGTGAATGAGCTTAAGTTGGTTGGCTTGAAATCAcatgattgtcatgtgttaATGCAACAACTTTTGCCTGTTGCAATCCGCGGAACATTGCCTGAGAAGGTCCGTGTTGCAATCAGTTGcttgtgtttcatttttaatgctATATGTGCCAAGGTCATTGACCCTAAACAGTTGGATGCTTTGGAAGATGAGGTTGTCGTTGTCCTTTGTCAAATGGAGATGTTTTTccctccttcattttttgacattatgGTACACTTAGTTGTTCATCTGGTAAGGGAAATAAGGTGTTGTGGTCCTACGTATTTTAGATGGATTTATCCAGTTGAGCGGTACATGAAGGTCTTAAAGGGTTATACGAAGAATCGACATCGACCAGAGGCCTCAATAGTGGAAAGATACGTTGCTGAAGAATGCATTGAGTTTACCTCACAGTACATTGACTCATTGAAACCTGTCGGTGTTCTTGCATCCCGGCATGACCAGCCAATAGCCGGCAAGGGTACTCGTGGATACAATGTTGTGacaatgactagacatgacgtGTCACAAgcacatttgtatatattaaacaa
Above is a window of Glycine soja cultivar W05 chromosome 12, ASM419377v2, whole genome shotgun sequence DNA encoding:
- the LOC114378827 gene encoding uncharacterized protein LOC114378827, whose protein sequence is MNPFGTLTTNHSSWPVLLFIYNLPPWLCMKRKYVMLSMMIASPRQPGNDIDVYLRPLIDDLRKLWDEGVDVWDANLQHAFKLRAMVFCTINDFPAYGNLSGYSVKGHHACPICEQNTSFRQLKHGKKTVYTRHRRFLKQYHLYQRLKKAFDGSQEHETAPNPLTGDEVYQRVKDVVNMFGKSQKKPSSTSNMWKKKSIFFDLPYWSDHHVRHCIDVMHVEKNVCDSLIGTLLNIKGKTKDGFKCRQDLVDMGIRQVLHPISKGNKTYLPPACYTMSTAENRSFCECLCNIKVPQGYSSNIKSLVSVNELKLVGLKSHDCHVLMQQLLPVAIRGTLPEKVRVAISCLCFIFNAICAKVIDPKQLDALEDEVVVVLCQMEMFFPPSFFDIMVHLVVHLVREIRCCGPTYFRWIYPVERYMKVLKGYTKNRHRPEASIVERYVAEECIEFTSQYIDSLKPVGVLASRHDQPIAGKGTRGYNVVTMTRHDVSQAHLYILNNTTEVFPYIEAHKKHV